A genome region from Mycolicibacterium litorale includes the following:
- the murC gene encoding UDP-N-acetylmuramate--L-alanine ligase: MSTPPLPDELRRVHMVGIGGAGMSGIARILLDRGAMVSGSDAKESRAVVALRARGAAIRIGHDASSLDLLPGGPTAVVTTHAAIPKTNPELVEARRRAIPVILRPVVLAKLMAGHTTLMVTGTHGKTTTTSMLIVALQHGGFDPSFAVGGDLGEAGTNAHHGSGECFVAEADESDGSLLEYTPDVAVVTNIEADHLDFFGSADAYTAVFDAFVERLSPGGALIVCVDDPGSAALAERTAALGVRVLRYGSPGRDDLAGALVSWEQQGTGAVAHVQLAGESDPRAMRLSVPGRHMALNALGALLAALQVGANAETVLDGLAGFEGVRRRFELVGTAGGVRVFDDYAHHPTEVAATLAALRAVTEQAGTGRAVVVFQPHLYSRTETFAGEFGAALSAADAVFVLDVYAAREQPIAGVSGASIVEHVAAPVTYVPDFSAVAERVASSVQPGDVVVTMGAGDVTMLGPEILTALQVRANRTVPGAGSR, encoded by the coding sequence GTGAGCACCCCGCCCCTGCCCGACGAGCTGCGCCGGGTCCACATGGTGGGCATCGGCGGCGCCGGCATGTCGGGGATCGCCCGCATCCTGCTCGACCGCGGGGCGATGGTGTCGGGCTCCGACGCCAAGGAGTCCCGCGCCGTGGTGGCGCTGCGGGCACGCGGGGCGGCCATCCGGATCGGCCACGACGCGTCGTCGCTGGATCTGCTGCCGGGCGGGCCCACCGCGGTGGTGACGACCCATGCGGCGATCCCCAAGACCAACCCGGAACTGGTCGAGGCGCGCCGGCGCGCGATCCCGGTCATCCTGCGGCCGGTGGTGCTGGCCAAGCTGATGGCCGGTCACACCACGCTGATGGTGACCGGTACCCACGGCAAGACCACCACCACGTCGATGCTCATCGTCGCGTTGCAGCACGGCGGTTTCGACCCGTCCTTCGCCGTCGGCGGCGACCTCGGTGAGGCGGGCACCAACGCCCACCACGGCAGCGGGGAGTGCTTCGTGGCCGAGGCCGACGAGAGCGACGGCTCACTGCTCGAATACACCCCCGACGTCGCCGTGGTGACCAACATCGAGGCCGACCACCTCGACTTCTTCGGCAGCGCCGACGCGTACACCGCGGTGTTCGACGCGTTCGTCGAGCGGCTGAGCCCGGGTGGTGCGCTGATCGTGTGCGTGGACGACCCGGGGTCGGCGGCGCTCGCGGAACGCACTGCGGCCCTTGGTGTTCGGGTGTTGCGCTACGGCTCGCCGGGTCGCGACGACCTCGCAGGCGCGCTGGTCAGCTGGGAGCAGCAGGGGACCGGTGCGGTGGCGCACGTCCAGCTGGCGGGGGAGAGCGACCCGCGGGCGATGCGGCTGTCGGTGCCGGGCCGGCACATGGCGCTCAACGCGCTGGGCGCGCTGCTGGCCGCCCTGCAGGTCGGGGCGAACGCCGAGACGGTGCTCGACGGGCTGGCCGGCTTCGAGGGTGTGCGCCGCCGCTTCGAACTGGTCGGGACCGCGGGCGGGGTCCGGGTCTTCGACGACTACGCCCACCACCCGACCGAGGTCGCGGCGACACTGGCGGCGTTGCGCGCGGTCACCGAGCAGGCCGGCACCGGGCGGGCGGTGGTGGTGTTCCAGCCGCATCTGTACTCCCGCACCGAGACGTTCGCGGGGGAGTTCGGCGCGGCGCTGAGCGCGGCCGACGCGGTCTTCGTCCTCGACGTCTACGCCGCCCGTGAGCAGCCCATCGCGGGGGTGAGCGGCGCGAGCATCGTCGAACACGTCGCGGCGCCGGTCACCTACGTGCCGGATTTCTCCGCGGTGGCCGAGCGGGTGGCGAGCTCCGTGCAGCCCGGCGACGTGGTCGTCACGATGGGCGCGGGCGACGTCACCATGCTGGGCCCGGAGATCCTGACGGCGTTGCAGGTCAGGGCGAATCGCACCGTGCCGGGGGCCGGATCGCGATGA
- a CDS encoding cell division protein FtsQ/DivIB, giving the protein MTLPPSGSDPDQPEAAPDEATPPVVDEAPSPDQPAAPPEDEDYEGPRRRARREREQRRAVKDRAMAIEEARREAKRRVVSGPVQEVTPVPRGAVRGLKVLVWSALLSVLAVGLGLLLYFTPIMSARNVVVVGLEAIPQDEVLTAAAVVPGTPLLQVDTDAVAERVATIRRVASARVQREYPSSLRITVVERIPVVVKDYPDGPHLFDRDGVDFATAPPPPNLPYLETATPGPNDPATKAALQVMLALPPEVAGQVGRIAAPSVASITLTLIDGRVVVWGTTDRTDEKALKLAALLTQPGRTYDVSSPDLPTVK; this is encoded by the coding sequence ATGACGTTGCCGCCGTCCGGGTCGGATCCGGATCAGCCCGAGGCGGCGCCGGACGAAGCCACGCCGCCCGTGGTCGACGAGGCCCCGTCCCCCGATCAGCCCGCGGCACCGCCGGAGGACGAGGACTACGAGGGACCCCGCAGGCGCGCGCGGCGCGAACGCGAACAGCGCCGCGCGGTCAAGGACCGGGCGATGGCCATCGAGGAGGCCCGTCGCGAGGCCAAGCGCCGGGTGGTCAGCGGGCCCGTCCAGGAGGTGACACCGGTCCCGCGCGGCGCGGTGCGCGGGCTGAAGGTCCTGGTGTGGTCGGCGCTGCTGTCGGTGCTCGCGGTCGGGCTCGGACTGCTGCTGTACTTCACGCCGATCATGTCCGCGCGCAACGTCGTGGTCGTCGGGCTGGAGGCGATACCTCAGGACGAGGTGCTCACCGCCGCGGCGGTGGTGCCCGGGACGCCGCTGCTGCAGGTCGACACCGACGCCGTCGCCGAACGTGTGGCGACCATCCGCCGCGTCGCCAGTGCGCGAGTGCAGCGCGAGTACCCGTCGTCGCTGCGCATCACCGTCGTCGAGCGGATCCCCGTGGTGGTCAAGGACTATCCGGACGGCCCGCACCTGTTCGACCGCGACGGGGTGGACTTCGCGACCGCGCCGCCGCCGCCGAACCTGCCGTATCTGGAGACCGCGACGCCCGGGCCGAACGATCCGGCGACCAAGGCCGCGCTGCAGGTCATGCTGGCGCTGCCGCCGGAGGTGGCCGGTCAGGTCGGGCGCATCGCCGCGCCGTCGGTCGCCTCGATCACCCTGACGCTGATCGACGGCCGGGTGGTGGTGTGGGGGACCACCGACCGCACCGACGAGAAGGCGCTGAAGCTGGCCGCGCTGCTCACGCAACCGGGCCGCACGTACGACGTGTCCAGTCCCGATTTGCCCACGGTCAAGTAG
- the ftsZ gene encoding cell division protein FtsZ codes for MTPPHNYLAVIKVVGIGGGGVNAVNRMIEQGLKGVEFIAINTDAQALLMSDADVKLDVGRDSTRGLGAGADPEVGRKAAEDAKDDIEELLRGADMVFVTAGEGGGTGTGGAPVVASIARKLGALTVGVVTRPFSFEGKRRSNQAENGIQALRESCDTLIVIPNDRLLQMGDAAVSLMDAFRSADEVLLNGVQGITDLITTPGLINVDFADVKGVMSGAGTALMGIGSARGDGRALKAAEIAINSPLLEASMEGAQGVLLSVAGGSDLGLFEINEAASLVQDAAHPEANIIFGTVIDDSLGDEVRVTVIAAGFDSAGPSRNPVVSPSAAPTQPIAPGRAGKVASSLFEPHDAASVPVHTNGATVSIGGDGRDDGGIADDDVDVPPFMRH; via the coding sequence ATGACCCCGCCGCACAACTACCTCGCCGTGATCAAGGTGGTCGGCATCGGCGGCGGTGGCGTCAACGCCGTCAACCGGATGATCGAACAGGGCCTCAAGGGCGTGGAGTTCATCGCGATCAACACCGACGCGCAGGCGTTGTTGATGAGCGATGCCGATGTGAAGCTCGACGTCGGCCGCGACTCGACCCGTGGCCTCGGCGCGGGGGCGGACCCCGAGGTCGGCCGCAAGGCCGCCGAGGACGCCAAGGACGACATCGAGGAACTCCTGCGCGGCGCGGACATGGTCTTCGTCACCGCGGGCGAGGGCGGTGGCACCGGCACCGGTGGTGCGCCGGTCGTCGCCTCGATCGCCCGCAAGCTCGGCGCGCTGACCGTAGGCGTGGTAACGCGCCCGTTCTCGTTCGAGGGCAAGCGGCGAAGCAACCAGGCCGAGAACGGCATCCAGGCGCTGCGCGAGAGCTGCGACACGCTGATCGTCATCCCCAACGACCGGCTGCTGCAGATGGGCGACGCCGCCGTCTCGCTGATGGACGCGTTCCGCAGCGCCGACGAGGTGCTGCTCAACGGTGTGCAGGGCATCACCGATCTGATCACCACACCCGGCCTGATCAACGTCGACTTCGCCGACGTCAAGGGCGTGATGAGCGGGGCCGGTACGGCGTTGATGGGTATCGGGTCGGCGCGCGGTGACGGCCGGGCGCTCAAGGCCGCCGAGATCGCGATCAACTCCCCGCTGCTGGAGGCCTCGATGGAGGGCGCCCAGGGCGTGCTGCTGTCGGTCGCCGGCGGCAGCGACCTCGGCCTGTTCGAGATCAACGAGGCCGCATCGCTGGTGCAGGACGCCGCGCACCCCGAGGCCAACATCATCTTCGGCACCGTCATCGACGACTCGCTCGGCGACGAGGTCCGCGTCACCGTGATCGCCGCCGGCTTCGACTCGGCGGGCCCGAGCCGCAACCCGGTGGTGAGCCCGAGTGCGGCCCCGACGCAGCCGATCGCCCCCGGGCGGGCCGGGAAGGTGGCGTCGTCGCTGTTCGAACCGCACGACGCGGCGAGCGTGCCGGTGCACACCAACGGTGCGACCGTGAGCATCGGCGGCGACGGGCGGGATGACGGGGGCATCGCGGACGACGACGTCGACGTGCCGCCGTTCATGCGGCACTGA
- the pgeF gene encoding peptidoglycan editing factor PgeF encodes MTVRVRRVTTTRAGGVSKPPYDTFNLGDHVGDDPAAVAANRSRLARATGLDGRLVWMNQVHSDRVVRVDGPDDGPVDDADGLVTTTRRLGLVVVTADCVPVLLADSRAGVIGAVHAGRVGARDGVVVRAVEAMREAGAHAEDISVLLGPAVSGGNYEVPEEMAAEVEAALPGSRTKTTRGTAALDLRAGIARQLTDLGVRAIDVDPRCTVADRNLFSHRRHAPTGRLASLVWME; translated from the coding sequence GTGACCGTTCGTGTGCGGCGGGTGACCACGACCCGCGCCGGTGGCGTCTCGAAGCCGCCATACGACACCTTCAACCTCGGCGACCACGTCGGTGACGATCCGGCCGCCGTCGCCGCCAACCGCAGTCGGCTCGCGAGGGCGACCGGACTCGACGGCCGCCTGGTCTGGATGAACCAGGTTCACAGCGACCGGGTGGTGCGAGTCGACGGGCCGGACGACGGTCCGGTGGACGACGCCGACGGACTGGTGACCACGACCCGGCGCCTGGGCCTGGTCGTCGTCACCGCCGACTGTGTTCCCGTCCTGCTCGCCGATTCGCGCGCCGGGGTGATCGGCGCTGTGCATGCCGGACGCGTCGGCGCCCGTGACGGTGTCGTGGTACGCGCGGTCGAGGCGATGCGCGAGGCCGGTGCGCACGCCGAGGACATCTCGGTGCTGCTGGGGCCCGCGGTCAGCGGCGGAAACTACGAGGTGCCCGAGGAAATGGCCGCCGAGGTCGAGGCGGCGCTGCCGGGCAGCCGGACGAAGACCACCCGCGGGACCGCGGCGCTGGACCTTCGGGCCGGAATCGCCCGCCAGCTCACGGATCTCGGGGTGAGGGCCATCGACGTCGATCCGCGCTGCACGGTCGCCGACCGCAACCTGTTCAGCCACCGGCGCCATGCTCCGACCGGCAGGCTGGCCTCGCTGGTGTGGATGGAGTGA
- a CDS encoding YggS family pyridoxal phosphate-dependent enzyme, which yields MSAVVTDREAELAASLTAVRERLARAAQAAGRDVADIRLLPVTKFFPATDVRILYGLGCRDFAESREQEASKKAVEIATVLADEVADDPVRWHMVGRIQRNKAKAIARWAYAAHSVDSAKLIAALDRGAADALADGARTAPLRVYLQLSLDGDVERGGIDVNRPELVDELCAAVDSAEALQFVGLMAIPPLGADAASAFARLQAESQRVQKGYQQRLELSAGMSGDLETAVEHGSTCVRVGTALMGPRPLTSP from the coding sequence GTGAGCGCCGTGGTCACCGATCGGGAAGCCGAGTTGGCCGCCTCGCTCACCGCCGTCCGGGAACGCCTCGCGCGCGCGGCGCAGGCCGCAGGCCGCGATGTGGCCGACATCCGGCTCCTGCCGGTGACCAAGTTCTTCCCGGCCACCGATGTGCGGATCCTCTACGGGCTCGGGTGCCGCGACTTCGCCGAATCCCGCGAGCAGGAAGCGTCGAAGAAGGCCGTGGAGATCGCCACCGTGCTGGCCGACGAGGTCGCCGACGACCCGGTGCGCTGGCACATGGTCGGCCGGATCCAGCGCAACAAGGCCAAGGCGATCGCCCGCTGGGCCTACGCCGCGCATTCGGTGGACAGCGCCAAACTGATCGCCGCGCTGGACCGGGGTGCGGCCGACGCGCTGGCCGACGGGGCCAGGACCGCACCGCTGCGGGTATACCTCCAGCTCAGCCTCGACGGTGACGTCGAGCGCGGCGGTATCGACGTGAACCGGCCCGAGCTCGTCGACGAGCTTTGTGCCGCAGTCGATTCCGCCGAGGCGCTGCAGTTCGTCGGGCTGATGGCCATTCCGCCGCTGGGCGCCGACGCCGCCTCGGCGTTCGCGCGTTTGCAGGCGGAATCGCAACGGGTACAGAAGGGATACCAGCAGCGACTCGAGTTGTCCGCCGGCATGTCCGGCGATCTCGAGACGGCGGTCGAACACGGCTCGACGTGTGTGCGTGTCGGTACCGCGCTTATGGGGCCCCGTCCTCTAACGTCACCCTGA
- a CDS encoding cell division protein SepF: MSTLHKVKAYFGMAPMDDYDDEYYEDDDRAERGPARGGYARRPREDRFEEDGYGRDYDDRPAPREYDEPIYRGGYDEPRFEPRMRGPREFDRATPPPRLGALRGSTRGALAMDPRRMAMLFEEGSPLAKITTLRPKDYSEARTIGEKFRDGTPVIMDLVSMDNADAKRLVDFAAGLAFALRGSFDKVATKVFLLSPADVDVTADERRRIAEAGFYAYQ, from the coding sequence ATGAGCACATTGCACAAGGTCAAGGCCTACTTCGGTATGGCGCCCATGGATGACTACGACGACGAGTACTACGAGGACGACGACCGCGCCGAGCGCGGCCCGGCCCGTGGTGGTTACGCCCGTCGGCCCCGCGAGGACCGATTCGAGGAGGACGGTTACGGCCGTGACTACGACGACCGCCCTGCCCCGCGCGAATACGACGAGCCGATCTACCGCGGCGGGTACGACGAGCCGCGCTTCGAACCCCGCATGCGCGGCCCGCGCGAGTTCGACCGCGCCACCCCGCCACCGCGGCTCGGCGCGCTGCGCGGTTCGACCCGCGGCGCGCTCGCAATGGACCCCCGCCGGATGGCGATGCTCTTCGAGGAAGGCAGTCCGCTGGCCAAGATCACGACCCTGCGCCCGAAGGACTACAGCGAGGCCCGCACGATCGGCGAGAAGTTCCGCGACGGCACCCCGGTGATCATGGACCTGGTGTCGATGGACAACGCCGACGCCAAGCGCCTCGTCGATTTCGCCGCCGGGCTGGCGTTCGCCCTGCGCGGTTCGTTCGACAAGGTCGCCACCAAGGTCTTCCTGCTGTCGCCGGCCGACGTGGACGTGACCGCCGACGAGCGCAGGCGCATCGCGGAAGCGGGCTTCTACGCCTATCAGTGA
- a CDS encoding YggT family protein yields the protein MALFFEILGFALFVFWLLLIARVVVEFIRSFSRDWRPRGLTVVVLEVIMTLTDPPVKLLRRIIPQLTIGAVRFDLSIMVLLLVAFIGMQLAFGAAA from the coding sequence TTGGCGCTGTTCTTCGAAATCCTTGGTTTTGCGCTGTTCGTCTTCTGGCTGTTGCTCATCGCACGGGTGGTCGTCGAGTTCATCCGCTCCTTCAGCCGGGACTGGCGCCCGCGCGGGCTGACGGTCGTGGTGCTCGAGGTGATCATGACGCTGACCGACCCGCCGGTGAAATTGCTGCGACGCATCATTCCCCAGCTCACGATAGGGGCGGTGCGTTTCGATCTGTCGATCATGGTGCTGCTGCTCGTGGCGTTCATCGGCATGCAGTTGGCGTTCGGCGCGGCCGCCTGA
- the wag31 gene encoding DivIVA-like cell division protein Wag31 has product MPLTPADVHNVAFSKPPIGKRGYNEDEVDAFLDLVENELTRLIEENTDLRQRVAELDQELSSARSGGGSSQQAQPAPVYEPEPEPTPPPQPVYEAPAAPAPTAQQSEDSALRAAKVLSLAQETADRLTSTAKAESDKLLSDARAQADAMVSEARHTAETTVTEARQRADAMLADAQSRSEAQLRQAQEKADALQADAERKHSEIMGTINQQRTVLEGRLEQLRTFEREYRTRLKTYLESQLEELGQRGSAAPVDSSANNDGGGFNQFNRGNN; this is encoded by the coding sequence ATGCCGCTCACACCCGCCGACGTGCACAATGTGGCGTTCAGCAAGCCGCCCATCGGTAAACGCGGCTACAACGAAGACGAAGTCGACGCTTTCCTCGACCTGGTCGAGAACGAGCTGACCCGGCTCATCGAGGAGAACACCGATCTGCGTCAGCGGGTTGCCGAGCTGGATCAGGAGCTCTCCTCGGCGCGTTCCGGTGGCGGCTCGTCCCAGCAGGCGCAGCCCGCCCCCGTCTACGAGCCGGAGCCCGAGCCGACCCCGCCGCCGCAGCCGGTGTACGAGGCGCCCGCGGCGCCCGCGCCCACCGCGCAGCAGAGCGAGGACTCGGCACTGCGCGCCGCCAAGGTGCTCAGCCTGGCCCAGGAGACCGCCGACCGGTTGACCAGCACCGCCAAGGCCGAATCGGACAAGTTGCTCTCCGATGCACGGGCCCAGGCCGACGCGATGGTCAGCGAGGCGCGCCACACCGCGGAGACCACGGTCACCGAGGCCCGCCAGCGCGCCGACGCCATGCTGGCCGACGCGCAGAGCCGGTCCGAGGCGCAGCTGCGGCAGGCCCAGGAGAAGGCCGATGCACTGCAGGCCGATGCCGAGCGCAAGCACTCGGAGATCATGGGCACCATCAACCAGCAGCGGACCGTCCTCGAGGGCCGGCTCGAACAGCTGCGGACCTTCGAGCGCGAGTACCGCACCCGTCTGAAGACCTACCTGGAATCGCAGCTCGAGGAGCTGGGCCAGCGTGGTTCGGCCGCACCGGTGGATTCGAGCGCCAACAACGACGGCGGCGGCTTCAACCAATTCAACCGCGGCAACAACTGA
- a CDS encoding phage holin family protein, whose amino-acid sequence MLIIALVLAVVGLAALVTAVVTGNALIAWVCIAASVVGVVLLIIDAVRERSRGGRSAATGSAAAGDSRADDAETTGDFDADYPDEPEGAESFALDSDADFDADTRAVPYDERHEDQVGADHPGADHPGADHPEEPTTR is encoded by the coding sequence ATGCTGATCATCGCGCTCGTCCTCGCCGTCGTCGGTCTGGCGGCCCTGGTGACCGCCGTGGTCACCGGTAATGCACTGATCGCGTGGGTGTGTATCGCAGCCAGCGTGGTCGGTGTGGTGCTGTTGATCATCGACGCGGTGCGGGAACGGTCCCGTGGTGGCCGCTCGGCGGCGACGGGTTCCGCGGCGGCCGGCGACAGCAGGGCCGACGACGCCGAGACGACCGGCGACTTCGACGCCGACTACCCGGACGAGCCCGAGGGCGCCGAATCGTTCGCGTTGGACTCGGATGCCGACTTCGACGCCGACACCCGCGCGGTGCCCTACGACGAGCGGCATGAAGACCAGGTCGGCGCGGATCACCCTGGCGCCGATCACCCCGGCGCCGATCACCCCGAAGAGCCCACCACCCGTTAG
- a CDS encoding phosphoribosyltransferase, protein MSGWDRLGGRAAGRTFRDRRDAGRVLAEQLSAYRGRDDLVVLGLARGGVPVGWEVAHDLGAPLDVFLVRKLGVPQWEELAMGAIASGGGVVVNDQLVARLHLSEEDLQRAIERETAELHRREAAYRQGRSPLAIADRTVVLTDDGIATGASMLAAVRAVRASQPARVVVAVPVGPASACREIGGEADDVVCATTPTGFEAVGQVYADFHQVTDDEVRDLLATPTG, encoded by the coding sequence ATGAGCGGATGGGACAGGCTCGGCGGCAGGGCGGCCGGGCGCACCTTCCGGGACCGCCGTGACGCCGGCCGGGTCCTGGCCGAGCAACTGTCGGCCTACCGGGGCCGCGACGACCTGGTGGTGCTGGGCCTGGCGCGCGGTGGCGTTCCCGTCGGCTGGGAGGTGGCCCACGACCTCGGGGCCCCGCTCGACGTGTTCCTTGTCCGCAAACTCGGTGTGCCGCAATGGGAGGAACTCGCGATGGGTGCCATCGCCTCGGGCGGCGGCGTGGTGGTCAACGATCAGCTCGTGGCGCGCCTGCACCTGAGTGAGGAGGACCTGCAGCGCGCGATCGAGCGGGAGACGGCAGAACTGCACCGCCGGGAAGCCGCCTACCGGCAGGGCCGGTCGCCGCTGGCGATCGCGGACAGGACGGTGGTGCTCACCGACGACGGGATCGCCACCGGTGCCAGCATGCTGGCCGCGGTGCGGGCGGTGCGGGCGTCGCAGCCCGCGCGGGTGGTGGTGGCCGTCCCGGTGGGTCCGGCGTCGGCGTGCCGGGAGATCGGCGGCGAGGCCGATGATGTGGTGTGCGCGACGACGCCGACCGGCTTCGAGGCCGTCGGCCAGGTGTACGCGGATTTCCACCAGGTCACCGACGACGAGGTGCGTGACCTGCTGGCGACACCCACCGGCTAA
- a CDS encoding TIGR01777 family oxidoreductase, producing the protein MGIEYASVVDHPLDEVFAWHTRPGAMPRLVPPWQPMTVVTETPSLADGQAVLGLPGGLRWIAQHDPAGYDPPRRFVDALSSHGVRTWPPRVIGWWRHTHDFADAGQGRTAVRDRVDTTVPGALLRPTFVYRHRQLADDLAAHRDAARAGCGPMVVAVTGSSGLVGAALTAMLTSGGHRVIRLVRRSAVGADERHWDPQRPAPDLLTGVDAVVHLAGASIAGRFTASHRAAIRDSRIEPTRRLAQLAAAGGPRTFVSASAIGIYGYDRGDAVLCEDSARGDGFLAGVVADWEAATAPASDAGLRVVTVRTGIVQAAAGGTLRLFRPLFAAGLGGRLGSGRQWVSWIGLDDLLDVYYRALWDDRVTGPVNAVAPEPVRNADYTRTLAQVLHRPAVLPVPSVGPKVLLGAQGARELAEADQRVLPTRLAALDHRFRHPRLADALAHQLGHGAAAT; encoded by the coding sequence ATGGGCATCGAGTACGCGAGCGTCGTCGACCACCCGCTCGACGAGGTGTTCGCCTGGCACACCCGGCCGGGCGCGATGCCCCGGCTGGTCCCGCCGTGGCAGCCGATGACGGTGGTCACCGAGACCCCGTCGCTGGCGGACGGACAGGCGGTACTCGGTCTGCCCGGGGGACTGCGCTGGATCGCCCAGCACGACCCGGCCGGCTACGACCCGCCGCGCCGGTTCGTCGACGCGCTGTCGTCGCACGGGGTGCGAACCTGGCCGCCGCGCGTGATCGGCTGGTGGCGGCACACCCATGACTTCGCCGACGCCGGACAGGGGCGCACCGCGGTGCGGGACCGCGTCGACACCACCGTGCCGGGCGCGCTGCTGCGCCCCACCTTCGTCTATCGCCACCGACAGCTTGCCGACGACCTCGCCGCCCACCGGGACGCCGCCCGAGCCGGATGCGGGCCGATGGTCGTCGCGGTCACCGGATCGTCCGGGCTGGTGGGTGCGGCGCTGACCGCGATGCTGACCAGTGGCGGCCACCGGGTGATCCGGCTGGTGCGGCGGTCGGCGGTGGGCGCCGACGAGCGGCACTGGGATCCGCAGCGGCCCGCCCCGGATCTGTTGACCGGGGTGGACGCGGTGGTGCACCTGGCGGGCGCCTCGATCGCCGGCCGCTTCACCGCATCGCACCGCGCCGCGATCCGCGACAGCCGCATCGAGCCGACCCGCCGCCTCGCACAGCTGGCCGCCGCGGGTGGGCCCCGCACGTTCGTCAGCGCGTCGGCGATCGGCATCTACGGCTACGACCGGGGTGACGCGGTGCTGTGCGAGGACAGCGCGCGCGGCGACGGCTTCCTGGCGGGGGTGGTGGCGGACTGGGAGGCCGCGACCGCGCCGGCGTCCGACGCGGGGCTGCGGGTGGTCACCGTCCGCACCGGGATCGTCCAGGCCGCGGCGGGCGGAACGTTGCGGCTGTTCCGGCCGCTGTTCGCCGCCGGGCTGGGCGGGCGGCTCGGCAGCGGACGGCAGTGGGTGTCGTGGATCGGTCTCGACGATCTGCTCGACGTGTACTACCGGGCGCTGTGGGACGACCGCGTGACCGGGCCGGTCAACGCCGTCGCGCCCGAACCGGTGCGCAATGCGGACTACACCCGGACGCTCGCGCAGGTGCTGCACCGGCCGGCGGTACTGCCGGTCCCGTCAGTCGGCCCGAAGGTGCTGCTGGGCGCCCAGGGCGCCCGCGAACTGGCCGAGGCCGATCAGCGGGTGCTGCCGACCAGGCTCGCCGCGCTGGATCACCGGTTCCGGCATCCGCGTCTCGCCGACGCGCTGGCCCATCAGCTGGGACACGGCGCCGCCGCGACGTAG
- a CDS encoding type 1 glutamine amidotransferase: MTPRVLFLHNDPVATEALLGEAFSDAGFDIDTFTVVPAERAHQPAVDVVFPDPTGYDVIVPLGARWPVYDEALRNTWVGAEMAMLREAAAAGVALLGVCFGGQLIAQTFGGTVGRGPVPEIGWYDITTDRPELVAAGPWFQWHFDRWTLPPGAVEIARTADASQAFVLGRCLALQFHPELDHALLVDWLADDRDGEALALGLDHDELLTQTRQLGDDAAKRIRGLVNAFLTYVAAAPCPS, from the coding sequence GTGACACCACGCGTCCTGTTCCTCCACAACGACCCCGTCGCGACCGAGGCGCTGCTGGGAGAGGCGTTCTCCGACGCCGGTTTCGACATCGACACCTTCACGGTGGTGCCCGCGGAGCGGGCTCACCAACCCGCCGTCGACGTGGTGTTCCCCGACCCGACCGGCTACGACGTCATCGTTCCCCTGGGTGCCCGCTGGCCGGTGTACGACGAGGCGCTGCGCAACACCTGGGTCGGCGCCGAGATGGCGATGCTGCGCGAGGCCGCCGCGGCCGGGGTCGCCCTGCTCGGCGTGTGCTTCGGCGGGCAACTCATCGCGCAGACCTTCGGCGGGACGGTCGGGCGCGGACCGGTGCCCGAGATCGGCTGGTACGACATCACCACCGACCGGCCGGAACTGGTCGCCGCGGGCCCGTGGTTCCAGTGGCACTTCGACCGGTGGACGCTACCGCCCGGCGCCGTCGAGATCGCGAGGACCGCCGACGCCTCCCAGGCCTTCGTGCTCGGCCGCTGCCTGGCGTTGCAGTTTCACCCCGAACTCGACCACGCCCTCCTCGTCGACTGGCTGGCCGACGACCGCGACGGCGAGGCCCTCGCCCTGGGCCTCGACCACGACGAACTCCTCACGCAGACAAGGCAACTCGGTGACGATGCGGCGAAACGGATCCGCGGTCTGGTGAACGCGTTCCTGACCTACGTCGCGGCGGCGCCGTGTCCCAGCTGA